The following proteins are encoded in a genomic region of Magnolia sinica isolate HGM2019 chromosome 1, MsV1, whole genome shotgun sequence:
- the LOC131243151 gene encoding probable inositol transporter 2 encodes MEGAIHPVDASAFRDCFSLAWKNPYVLRLAFSAGIGGLLFGYDTGVISGALLYIRDDFPAVDKKTVLQESIVSMAVAGAIIGAAIGGWMSDRLGRRTTILVADFLFLIGAIVMAAAPNPAMLIVGRVFVGLGVGMASMSSPLYISEASPAKIRGALVSTNCFLITGGQFLSTLLSLAFTKAPGTWRWMLGVAGVPALLQFVLMFFLPESSRWLYRKGRVEEARSILKKIYPPQEVEAEIEALRESVEAEFKEEGSSEKISFIKLWKTRTVRRGLIAGVGLLVFQQFVGINTVMYYSPTIFQLAGYASNQTALLLSLITSGLNAFGSIVSVYFIDGMGRKKLLIISLTGVMISLGILSAAFHETSSHAPEVGVAATNHFSNYTCPDYQTRTATTWDCMRCLKATPDCGFCASATNKMFPGACLISNKTVSDVCHKENSEWYTKGCPSHYGWMALIGLALYIIFFSPGMGTVPWIVNSEIYPLRFRGVCGGIGATAVWISNLIVSQSFLSLTEAIGTSWTFFIFGLISVAGLIFVLIFVPETKGLPIEEVEKMLEQRSIQLVFWKKGSDEKNKKNSVV; translated from the exons ATGGAAGGAGCAATTCATCCAGTCGACGCATCGGCTTTCAGAGACTGTTTCTCCCTTGCATGGAAGAATCCATACGTTCTTCGTCTTGCATTTTCTGCGGGAATTGGTGGTCTACTCTTCGGTTATGATACag GTGTAATTTCTGGAGCCCTTCTTTACATTCGAGATGACTTCCCGGCGGTTGATAAGAAAACGGTTTTACAG GAGAGCATTGTGAGCATGGCAGTCGCAGGGGCAATCATAGGAGCTGCGATTGGAGGATGGATGAGCGACCGGCTCGGAAGGAGAACTACTATCCTAGTCGCTGACTTCCTCTTCCTTATTGGCGCCATCGTCATGGCCGCTGCTCCAAACCCTGCTATGCTCATCGTTGGCCGCGTCTTTGTGGGCCTTGGTGTTGGAATGGCATCGATGTCGTCCCCACTCTACATATCAGAAGCTTCTCCAGCCAAAATCCGTGGCGCGCTTGTTAGCACCAATTGCTTTCTCATAACAGGAGGCCAGTTCCTGTCCACCCTTCTCAGCCTAGCCTTCACTAAG GCACCTGGAACATGGAGGTGGATGCTTGGAGTTGCTGGAGTTCCGGCTCTGTTACAGTTTGTATTGATGTTCTTTCTACCTGAATCATCTCGTTGGCTGTATAGAAAG GGAAGGGTAGAGGAAGCAAGATCCATACTAAAGAAAATATACCCACCCCAAGAGGTGGAAGCGGAGATTGAAGCCCTCCGAGAATCAGTTGAAGCTGAGTTCAAGGAAGAAGGATCTTCAGAAAAGATAAGCTTTATCAAGTTATGGAAGACAAGGACAGTAAGGAGAGGTCTAATTGCAGGTGTAGGACTACTGGTGTTTCAGCAATTTGTGGGTATTAACACAGTCATGTATTACAGTCCTACAATATTTCAGTTAGCTGGATATGCATCCAATCAAACTGCACTTCTACTCTCACTCATCACTTCTGGACTCAATGCTTTTGGCTCTATAGTCAGTGTCTACTTCATTGATGGTATGGGCCGGAAAAAGCTCTTGATCATCAGTCTAACTGGGGTTATGATCTCACTCGGCATCCTGTCAGCTGCTTTCCATGAGACTAGTTCTCATGCACCAGAGGTTGGTGTGGCAGCAACGAACCATTTCAGCAACTACACCTGCCCAGATTACCAGACACGGACAGCTACAACTTGGGATTGTATGAGATGCTTGAAGGCTACTCCAGATTGTGGATTTTGTGCTTCAGCCACTAACAAG ATGTTTCCAGGAGCATGTTTGATTTCAAATAAAACGGTGAGCGATGTCTGCCACAAGGAAAACAGCGAATGGTACACAAAAGGATGTCCAAGCCACtatggatggatggcgttgatCGGATTAGCTCTCTACATTATCTTCTTTTCTCCAGGGATGGGAACTGTTCCTTGGATCGTGAATTCTGAAATCTATCCTCTAAGATTTAGAGGAGTCTGTGGTGGAATAGGTGCTACAGCTGTTTGGATTTCAAACCTGATAGTGTCGCAGTCTTTCCTGTCCTTAACTGAAGCTATAGGAACGTCATGGACGTTCTTCATTTTCGGATTGATATCTGTGGCTGGCTTGATTTTCGTGTTGATTTTCGTGCCAGAGACGAAAGGGTTGCCTATTGAGGAGGTGGAGAAGATGCTGGAGCAAAGATCTATACAGTTGGTGTTTTGGAAGAAAGGATCTGatgagaaaaataagaagaattcGGTTGTGTGA